The proteins below come from a single SAR324 cluster bacterium genomic window:
- a CDS encoding response regulator, producing the protein MAAERRKYLRVLFEETITVEAEEWTDPMATGLDISLNGTRFHCENSLSEGDEVVIGFKPDLRLRGVVRWCWPIEWYYQAAVEFLELESSEQADLRDYISGVTGEPYPDYSEEEAEEEESVEDDLEMDDGIDLPDLEEVDDSMFDADALEEDEESDAVIMESYSQGDENRPILTPHSFNGKAIGVMNLPEQHKDVLERYLRERTGFEISHAKNKNSLWPMLKAGRADILLINWNLDGNTSLELLAEVQQKFPGIPVIFLSEPVSLEDRLDALNAGAADFITRPVHMSAIAQSVLRNLALGQAIANIDADSVDADLELPEDFGDDIELSEDLLTDDY; encoded by the coding sequence ATGGCTGCAGAACGAAGAAAGTATTTAAGAGTTTTATTTGAAGAAACAATTACAGTGGAAGCTGAAGAGTGGACTGATCCCATGGCTACTGGACTGGATATTTCACTAAATGGAACGAGATTCCATTGTGAAAACTCTCTTTCGGAAGGTGATGAAGTCGTTATTGGTTTCAAACCGGATTTACGACTTCGTGGAGTTGTACGCTGGTGCTGGCCCATTGAATGGTATTATCAGGCTGCTGTTGAATTTCTTGAACTTGAATCAAGCGAACAGGCTGATCTACGAGACTATATTTCCGGCGTGACAGGTGAGCCTTACCCTGATTATTCTGAAGAAGAAGCTGAGGAAGAGGAATCTGTTGAAGATGATCTCGAAATGGATGATGGCATTGATCTCCCGGACCTGGAAGAGGTGGATGATTCCATGTTTGATGCGGATGCTCTGGAAGAAGATGAAGAAAGTGATGCTGTCATCATGGAATCTTATTCTCAAGGGGATGAGAACAGGCCGATACTCACACCCCATAGTTTTAATGGAAAAGCCATTGGTGTGATGAACCTGCCTGAACAACATAAAGATGTTTTGGAACGCTATCTGCGAGAAAGAACAGGCTTCGAAATTTCACACGCGAAAAACAAAAACAGCCTCTGGCCCATGCTGAAAGCTGGCAGAGCGGATATTTTGCTGATCAACTGGAATCTTGACGGCAATACATCGCTTGAACTTCTGGCGGAAGTCCAGCAGAAGTTTCCCGGTATTCCCGTTATCTTTCTGTCAGAACCGGTGAGTCTGGAAGATCGTCTGGATGCCTTAAACGCGGGTGCCGCGGACTTTATCACTCGGCCTGTGCACATGTCGGCAATTGCCCAAAGCGTTCTCCGGAACCTGGCTCTCGGACAGGCTATCGCAAACATTGACGCTGATTCTGTGGATGCGGATCTTGAGTTACCGGAGGATTTTGGCGATGACATTGAATTGTCAGAAGATCTCCTGACAGATGATTATTGA
- a CDS encoding DUF2225 domain-containing protein, whose product MSQLDLETLPKTEKRWLAKAIATMICADGHVDSSEMEYLSEAIGFLDDRQEIAELMEQVKLMKPIVLDPMPIEPQKAFFMLKQLVRISISDGRITPSEITCFRTTGGLLGFPVSVTNKILYTAVFHLEHTKPHAELIFSDHTENVLLWDVNIKGCTFKYHRSINPHSRLSLRVLDAEGNPVKSSISIAVQRAAPSDLYSTQVYMVRAVFQGIVHEQHGILQLIYPEKYAQSNEEQVITCSNNSLMGKAVSCYICGQNDIVFWHLRSHAMITQSSLFNIPVYTQATDEHDFCDYSLLQITVCPKCYYASDDISYFKAGNSRSPISISDIQQKWLTQTETLRKSLALSKDFYTEKRSIPEAIQTYSLALKTCDAIAKIKEDSFFVRKAVSFLMNQAELYARQDQQELAEANLHEVVTRLEPVYTDLQGESMIRSVLLLSLIKLYFGQKQDFGRMMNFFATYESTRKSVPTLGETKAFKLAKERIKAAYDQRDNFNYAAWKNSLSPQK is encoded by the coding sequence ATGAGCCAACTGGATCTGGAAACTCTGCCTAAAACCGAAAAACGCTGGCTGGCCAAGGCCATCGCCACCATGATCTGTGCAGATGGACATGTGGACTCATCTGAAATGGAATATCTCAGCGAAGCCATTGGATTTCTGGACGATCGGCAGGAAATTGCTGAATTGATGGAGCAGGTCAAACTGATGAAACCGATTGTTCTCGACCCCATGCCAATAGAACCCCAGAAAGCGTTTTTCATGCTCAAACAACTTGTCCGGATTTCAATTTCAGACGGACGGATCACTCCCTCTGAAATCACCTGCTTTCGTACTACCGGTGGGTTGCTGGGATTTCCGGTTTCGGTGACCAACAAAATTCTTTACACTGCCGTGTTTCATCTGGAACACACCAAACCTCATGCAGAACTTATTTTCAGCGATCACACAGAAAATGTGCTGTTATGGGATGTTAACATTAAAGGATGCACCTTCAAATACCATCGAAGCATCAATCCCCATTCCCGACTTTCATTGCGAGTTCTGGATGCGGAGGGCAATCCAGTGAAATCATCCATCAGTATCGCCGTACAACGTGCCGCGCCAAGTGATCTTTACAGCACACAGGTGTATATGGTGCGGGCTGTTTTTCAGGGAATTGTGCATGAGCAACATGGCATTCTGCAACTGATCTATCCTGAAAAATATGCCCAATCAAACGAAGAACAGGTCATCACCTGTAGCAACAATTCACTGATGGGCAAGGCTGTTTCGTGTTATATTTGTGGACAGAATGACATCGTATTCTGGCACTTGCGCTCTCATGCCATGATCACTCAGTCCAGTCTGTTCAACATTCCTGTCTATACTCAAGCCACAGATGAGCATGATTTTTGTGATTATTCACTGCTTCAGATTACCGTTTGTCCCAAATGTTACTATGCCTCAGACGACATCAGTTACTTTAAAGCAGGAAACAGCCGCTCCCCGATCAGTATCTCTGATATTCAGCAGAAATGGCTGACACAAACTGAAACGCTTCGGAAAAGTCTGGCCTTGTCCAAAGATTTTTATACAGAAAAAAGATCCATTCCTGAGGCCATCCAGACTTACAGTCTTGCCTTAAAAACTTGCGATGCGATTGCGAAAATCAAGGAGGATTCTTTTTTTGTGAGGAAAGCCGTCAGTTTTTTGATGAACCAGGCAGAGTTATACGCACGTCAGGATCAGCAGGAATTGGCAGAAGCGAATCTGCATGAAGTCGTCACACGCCTGGAACCTGTTTATACGGATCTTCAGGGGGAATCCATGATCCGCTCCGTGCTGCTGCTTTCACTGATCAAGCTGTATTTTGGCCAGAAACAGGATTTTGGCAGAATGATGAATTTCTTTGCCACTTATGAAAGCACACGAAAATCGGTTCCAACCCTTGGCGAAACCAAAGCCTTCAAGCTGGCCAAAGAACGCATAAAAGCCGCCTACGATCAACGCGACAATTTCAATTATGCCGCCTGGAAAAACAGCCTTTCCCCCCAAAAATGA
- a CDS encoding PD40 domain-containing protein, translating to MFDRFFPMTPVKVLCVLLLLICFHPHTGHGALTYDPELEWQTLTTTHLRIHFHQGEKHLAQKTAMIGERIYASLATWFNWQPDFIDMILNDRVDYSNGAATPIPRNTMYLFMHPPDDLNTLEEFDDWLDLLIQHEMTHIFHLDKASGFPKDIRKIFGRTIADPFVFAAFPAVFQPVWMQEGLATFQETSLSRKVGRGQSAYFRMLMRMELMGGFKSIRQVNDSLVAWPPNTQYLYGVFFYQFLEERYGTPSIRGWIEEYSDNWIPFGINWTAEQVFQDKDMTELWEEFSVWLHARFQPEMEELRQHTIEEGERLTSDGYMTSMPQVTEDGSLWYLRNDYKSAGSLMRQIPGREAEAVLEVTHQTRFDADAHQGVLLTQLDLVRNLNTWSDLYHFNPETGELRQITEGGRYLFAIWGPEKNDILAVHTTSAGTALRRLNLKGEVLETLWDSENQEIISWPDLSPDGQNLVAMVWKPGKRWNLELFSLQNHTWTPLLETLEIEAHPRFSSEGTNVIFSANYGGRYNIYQLNLSDQQITPLTYLAGGGFYPFPAGDQLYYAGMSVTGLNIYRIALQSLPLPVSTETSPMFQLHDETTMADADKGLSQGVTEPYSPWPGLKPTFWTPYLNFDSIRGEAGIMTSVSDPLNRHTYNLLAAYDVTNNWPRGTIMYSYDRWDPTLIFRLSREYRGYFDDFSEPPETAEETSIFRKITTFGAEMIFPWLKMQRQWLLRAGVLDWREELVDLRPDNISGTLPLPDIPADSILGLALQYHSTQIWELSVSETDGAYVSLIAEDSDLLNNDYTGQVYTLDWRQFITITGLNVWAFRTTLGWGTDNPRPFQLGGNQQSTAIGQGSGSADNSFFEVRDYALRGYPEGLPDLRGRFLTLFSTEWRFPIARVERHLMTPPVGIHQLYGALFAENGDAGNQSEDAQKPHRSAGMEISFELLVGYSNALVIRTGVAQGLDEGGIYEGYISTNTSF from the coding sequence ATGTTTGATCGATTTTTTCCCATGACTCCTGTCAAAGTCCTTTGTGTACTGCTATTGCTCATCTGTTTTCATCCGCACACCGGACATGGCGCCTTGACCTATGATCCTGAACTGGAGTGGCAAACGCTGACAACCACACATCTGCGGATTCATTTTCATCAGGGGGAAAAACACCTGGCTCAAAAAACTGCCATGATTGGAGAGCGGATTTATGCCAGTCTCGCTACCTGGTTCAACTGGCAACCGGACTTTATTGACATGATTCTCAATGACCGCGTGGATTACAGCAATGGTGCGGCAACCCCCATTCCCCGAAATACCATGTATCTGTTCATGCATCCGCCGGATGATCTGAACACCCTGGAAGAATTTGATGACTGGCTCGATCTGCTGATACAGCATGAAATGACGCATATTTTCCATCTCGACAAGGCCTCAGGTTTTCCAAAGGATATCAGAAAAATTTTTGGAAGAACCATCGCTGATCCCTTTGTTTTTGCCGCATTTCCTGCGGTTTTTCAGCCTGTCTGGATGCAGGAGGGCCTGGCCACCTTCCAGGAAACCAGCCTGTCCCGGAAAGTTGGACGGGGACAGAGTGCCTATTTTCGCATGCTGATGCGAATGGAATTGATGGGGGGCTTCAAATCAATCCGCCAGGTCAATGACAGCCTGGTGGCCTGGCCTCCAAATACGCAATATCTTTACGGCGTATTTTTTTATCAGTTTCTTGAGGAACGATATGGAACACCCTCTATTCGTGGCTGGATTGAGGAATACAGCGACAACTGGATCCCCTTCGGAATCAACTGGACTGCTGAACAAGTCTTTCAGGATAAGGACATGACTGAGTTGTGGGAGGAATTCTCTGTCTGGCTTCATGCCCGTTTTCAACCTGAAATGGAGGAACTTCGTCAACACACCATTGAGGAAGGTGAGCGACTCACCTCAGACGGATACATGACCAGCATGCCGCAAGTCACTGAAGACGGCAGTCTGTGGTATCTCCGTAATGATTATAAAAGCGCGGGCAGTCTCATGCGACAGATACCGGGCAGGGAAGCTGAAGCGGTGCTGGAAGTCACACACCAAACCCGGTTTGACGCTGACGCTCATCAAGGTGTTCTGTTGACCCAGTTGGATCTCGTGCGGAATCTTAACACATGGAGTGATCTTTATCATTTCAATCCTGAAACAGGAGAACTCCGACAGATCACCGAAGGCGGGCGCTATTTGTTTGCCATTTGGGGTCCGGAAAAAAATGACATTCTGGCTGTGCATACGACCAGTGCAGGCACAGCCTTACGGCGTCTCAACCTCAAGGGTGAGGTGCTGGAAACTTTATGGGACTCAGAAAATCAGGAAATCATTTCATGGCCGGATCTTTCTCCTGATGGCCAAAATCTGGTGGCAATGGTGTGGAAACCTGGAAAACGCTGGAATCTGGAATTGTTTTCTCTTCAAAATCACACCTGGACGCCTTTACTGGAAACTCTGGAAATTGAAGCGCATCCACGTTTTTCGAGTGAGGGAACCAACGTCATTTTTTCCGCAAATTATGGGGGCCGTTACAACATTTATCAACTGAACCTGTCGGATCAACAAATCACCCCTCTGACCTATCTTGCCGGTGGCGGGTTTTATCCCTTTCCTGCCGGAGATCAATTGTATTATGCCGGCATGTCTGTCACTGGCCTGAATATTTACCGTATCGCACTGCAAAGTCTTCCCTTGCCTGTTTCAACAGAAACTTCGCCGATGTTTCAGCTACACGATGAAACCACAATGGCAGACGCTGACAAGGGCTTGAGTCAGGGCGTGACAGAGCCTTATTCTCCATGGCCTGGCCTGAAACCAACATTCTGGACACCATATCTGAATTTTGATTCTATCCGGGGTGAAGCCGGGATAATGACCAGTGTTTCAGATCCACTGAACCGGCACACCTATAACCTGCTGGCAGCGTATGATGTGACCAACAACTGGCCGCGGGGCACAATCATGTATTCCTATGACCGTTGGGATCCCACCCTGATTTTTCGTTTGAGCCGCGAATACCGGGGATATTTTGATGATTTTTCAGAACCACCGGAAACCGCTGAAGAAACCAGTATTTTCCGTAAAATCACCACTTTTGGCGCAGAAATGATCTTTCCCTGGCTGAAAATGCAGCGTCAATGGTTGTTACGGGCTGGCGTGCTCGACTGGCGTGAAGAATTGGTCGATCTTCGACCTGACAACATTTCAGGGACATTGCCTCTGCCGGATATTCCTGCTGATTCCATTCTGGGATTGGCGTTGCAATATCACTCCACTCAAATCTGGGAGCTTTCTGTTTCTGAAACGGACGGCGCTTATGTAAGCCTTATCGCGGAAGACAGCGATTTACTGAACAATGATTACACTGGTCAGGTTTACACTCTGGACTGGCGACAATTTATCACTATTACCGGACTCAATGTCTGGGCTTTCCGAACAACACTTGGCTGGGGAACAGACAACCCCAGGCCGTTTCAACTTGGAGGAAATCAGCAATCCACCGCGATTGGCCAGGGAAGCGGAAGTGCCGATAATTCATTTTTTGAAGTCAGAGATTATGCGTTGAGAGGCTATCCTGAAGGTCTGCCAGATCTGAGAGGGCGTTTCCTGACCCTGTTTTCAACAGAATGGAGATTTCCAATTGCCCGGGTGGAACGACATCTGATGACCCCACCCGTTGGTATTCATCAACTGTATGGCGCATTGTTTGCTGAAAATGGCGATGCGGGCAACCAGTCGGAAGACGCGCAAAAACCGCATCGCTCCGCAGGCATGGAAATTTCATTTGAACTCCTGGTGGGATATTCCAACGCGTTAGTGATTCGGACAGGAGTTGCACAAGGGTTGGATGAAGGCGGAATATATGAAGGCTATATTTCGACCAACACTTCATTCTAG
- a CDS encoding DUF3412 domain-containing protein produces MNHIKHLEIPIREKILGTPITQGIAEVIVKNVTSDNLILKECLASVIENHNYGDDKQKLRDDFEGMQFYVEQSIKKNKIKLSLICHNVPDTALFDREHLTPAQFQQFSSIIRDLALPLYLPDNEEPRRLNADDSPETVSKWIKDFVHRTGLLDRGKRSVVSFVWGGHSLPTDYIGEFNEYRFAEKIGYFYTLINTRHHKDKNLAQPAEDITGSGPGIMKAPFKGSLQAFHELQQKINRFFIGFTEQGIMSAEKSNKLVDRLVVFPDIEKRMEAFIRAAHRGRVHPGGIGTLEEIMMFLSMKLHPRNHGLIYPFDWVERPGGQYFDMIDQYLKTCFKDSFLEHYQIFNNISPRTYALHIKESNLKLDRRFLWNDHLYFPRELQTPFQVTFESVEALELYDDVGPYKLCENLRKFFSALVTLNIKRPEILESWGTDRPRLHGSSNVLKTTDHLIDKLTAAGRMKIEGEYMKPYRIH; encoded by the coding sequence ATGAACCACATAAAACATCTGGAAATCCCTATCAGGGAAAAAATTCTCGGTACGCCGATAACTCAAGGTATTGCTGAGGTAATCGTTAAAAATGTCACCAGTGACAACCTGATCCTGAAAGAATGTCTGGCCTCCGTGATTGAGAATCATAATTACGGAGACGACAAGCAAAAACTTCGGGATGATTTTGAGGGGATGCAATTTTACGTTGAACAAAGCATTAAGAAGAACAAGATCAAACTATCTCTCATTTGCCACAATGTTCCGGATACCGCGTTATTTGACCGTGAACACCTGACGCCGGCCCAGTTTCAGCAGTTTTCTTCCATCATCCGTGATCTGGCTCTGCCGCTTTATCTTCCTGACAATGAAGAACCTCGAAGGCTGAATGCGGATGATTCACCGGAAACTGTTTCAAAATGGATCAAGGATTTTGTTCATCGCACAGGACTGCTGGACCGTGGCAAGCGTTCTGTCGTATCGTTTGTATGGGGTGGTCACTCCCTGCCGACTGATTATATCGGTGAATTCAACGAATACCGTTTCGCTGAAAAAATCGGATATTTTTATACGTTGATCAACACCCGGCATCATAAAGATAAAAACCTGGCACAACCCGCTGAAGACATCACCGGTAGCGGCCCCGGAATCATGAAAGCTCCGTTCAAGGGTTCCCTGCAGGCCTTCCATGAACTGCAACAGAAAATCAACCGTTTTTTTATCGGTTTTACCGAACAGGGCATCATGTCTGCGGAAAAATCGAATAAACTGGTCGATCGACTGGTGGTGTTTCCTGACATTGAAAAACGCATGGAAGCCTTCATTCGGGCCGCTCACCGTGGAAGAGTGCATCCCGGTGGGATTGGAACGCTGGAAGAAATCATGATGTTTCTGAGCATGAAACTGCATCCGCGCAATCATGGATTGATTTATCCCTTTGACTGGGTTGAACGCCCGGGTGGACAATATTTTGACATGATCGACCAATATCTGAAGACCTGCTTCAAGGATTCCTTTCTGGAACATTACCAGATTTTTAACAACATCTCTCCACGAACCTATGCCCTGCATATCAAAGAAAGTAACCTGAAACTTGACCGGCGGTTCCTGTGGAATGACCATCTGTATTTCCCCAGGGAACTCCAGACGCCATTTCAGGTCACTTTCGAATCTGTGGAAGCTTTGGAATTGTATGATGATGTCGGCCCCTACAAACTGTGTGAAAATCTCCGGAAGTTTTTTTCCGCGCTGGTCACACTGAACATCAAACGTCCCGAAATTCTTGAATCATGGGGGACAGACCGGCCACGACTGCATGGCAGTTCCAATGTTCTTAAAACGACAGACCATCTCATTGATAAACTGACTGCGGCCGGACGTATGAAAATTGAAGGCGAATACATGAAACCCTATCGAATCCACTAA
- a CDS encoding 6-phosphofructokinase: MTKYVGVLTSGGDTPGLNAAIRAIGKSAIGFYDMHIIGFRDGFRGLVENRKIRLDEQELSGILTVGGTILGTSRDKPNKMPVGNKVMDMTETIVENYQRLHLDVVVCLGGGGTQKNAYHLQKHGLNVITLPKTIDNDVDMTDVTFGFDTALGIATEAIDRLHSTAHSHHRIIICEVMGHNAGWLALGAGIAGGADVILIPEIPYNVDLIADAIRRRSRAGKNFSIVAVAEGAMSIDYAEKLNAAKARKKAAKEKDKDPEKSDAAAELAKIEAEHKNNIIFLAQKLEELTHLEARVSILGHVQRGGIPSAADRLLASRLGTACAELIEKEVYGVMVASVSDKAKPIPLEEVVGKRKIVPLDHSWLETARKLGTCLGDELKK, translated from the coding sequence ATGACTAAATATGTTGGTGTTTTAACATCAGGCGGAGACACTCCGGGATTGAATGCGGCCATTCGTGCCATCGGCAAATCTGCAATTGGATTCTATGACATGCACATCATCGGATTTCGGGATGGATTTCGCGGATTGGTGGAAAACCGAAAAATCAGACTCGATGAACAGGAGCTTTCGGGCATCCTGACTGTTGGCGGAACCATTCTGGGAACCAGCCGGGATAAACCCAACAAAATGCCGGTAGGGAATAAAGTCATGGATATGACAGAAACCATTGTGGAAAATTATCAAAGGCTTCATCTGGATGTGGTGGTCTGCCTTGGCGGCGGCGGTACCCAGAAAAACGCTTATCATCTCCAGAAACATGGCTTGAATGTGATCACCCTTCCCAAAACCATTGATAATGATGTGGACATGACCGATGTCACTTTTGGTTTTGATACCGCTCTCGGTATCGCCACGGAGGCCATCGACCGTCTCCACAGCACCGCTCACAGTCATCATCGGATCATCATTTGTGAGGTGATGGGGCACAACGCCGGCTGGTTAGCCCTTGGTGCAGGAATCGCCGGAGGCGCGGATGTCATTCTCATTCCGGAAATTCCCTATAACGTAGATCTCATTGCTGACGCGATCCGACGTAGAAGTCGTGCCGGAAAAAACTTCAGTATTGTTGCCGTGGCTGAAGGCGCGATGTCGATTGACTACGCTGAAAAACTGAATGCGGCCAAGGCCCGAAAAAAAGCGGCCAAGGAAAAAGATAAAGACCCGGAGAAAAGCGATGCGGCCGCAGAATTGGCAAAAATTGAGGCAGAACATAAAAACAACATTATTTTTCTGGCACAGAAACTTGAAGAACTGACGCATCTGGAGGCCCGTGTTTCAATCCTGGGTCATGTGCAACGAGGGGGAATCCCGTCAGCGGCAGATCGTTTGCTTGCGTCAAGACTCGGCACAGCCTGCGCTGAACTGATCGAAAAGGAAGTTTACGGAGTCATGGTCGCCTCTGTAAGCGACAAGGCCAAACCGATTCCTCTGGAAGAAGTGGTCGGCAAACGCAAAATTGTTCCGCTTGATCATTCATGGCTGGAAACAGCCCGCAAGTTGGGAACCTGTCTGGGCGATGAGCTCAAAAAATAA